The following coding sequences lie in one Salvelinus fontinalis isolate EN_2023a chromosome 21, ASM2944872v1, whole genome shotgun sequence genomic window:
- the LOC129818124 gene encoding uncharacterized protein LOC129818124 — translation MIHWFCLRYCACLCLRCHCPILAAVTEPVIPTNTRMMSRFLATGDPYRTIGFSFRVGWSTVAGIVPSVEQAIWDCLVGKYMPGWGDAQEAWSVEPAQDLPGWGDAQEAWSVELAQGVPGWGDALEAGCVELAQDVPGWGDALEAGCVEPAQDVPGWGDAHEAWSVELAQDVPGWGDAQEAWSVEPAQDVPGWGDAQEVWSVELAQRVLDRWHRTYRAVEAHWRHGA, via the exons ATGATCCATTGGTTCTGCCTCAGGTACTGTGCTTGTCTCTGTCTGCGCTGTCACTGCCCTATACTGGCTGCTGTCACAGAACCTGTCATTCCCACAAATACCAGGATGATGAGTAG attcttggcGACAGGGGACCCCTACAGGACCATCGGATTCAGCTTCCGAGTTGGATGGTCTACGGTGGCAGGCATTGTCCCCTCTGTGGAACAAGCCATTTGGGACTGTCTGGTTGGTAAATACATGCCTGGCtggggagacgcacaggaggcctggagcgtggagccggcacaggacttaccgggctggggagacgcacaggaggcctggagcgtggagctggcacagggcgtaccgggctggggagacgcactggaggccgggtgcgtggagctggcacaggacgtaccgggctggggagacgcactggaggccgggtgtgtggagccggcacaggacgtaccgggttggggagacgcacatgaggcctggagcgtggagctggcacaggacgtaccgggctggggagacgcacaggaggcctggagcGTGGAaccggcacaggacgtaccgggctggggagacgcacaggaggtctggagcgtagagctggcacaacgtgTCCTGGACAgatggcacaggacgtaccgggctgtggaggcgcactggagacacggtgCGTAG